The sequence TTCTTCGTGTTTAGCAAGGTGTGAAATGAGGAAGTGAGGAAGACGAAGCACAAAGGGTCTGatatataaccctatggcgtcggttattgggtattaaccgacgccataggtgccacgtgtcgaataaaggtggcacctatggcgtcggttaatacccaataaccgacgccatagggttaatAACAAAACCCTGATTTTCCCCAACCCCCAACCGACGacatagatatatatacattctATACCTACgatttttaccaaaaaaccgcctctaaatgtcaatgcagatattttcaccccctttagcttccctttttataaattgggttgaaaaaagggaagctaaagacTTACATTGTAGTAGTGCATATATATCAAATACAAGTGAGAAAAGTCATCCCAAGACTTCATAAACCCCTTACGCGACCACTACCATTTTTTTGGCAAAAATGGTGGTAGTGCTCTCCTAAGCAATTGGCCAAGAACTAATGTGATCAAATTAGTTTTCTAGCATCCATATGACTGAAATAAACAAGAAACACCATCCATGGCTTTCCATAAGCCATGGCCAACCACTGCCATTTTTCGGCTCCAACTGGTGGCAGTGGTTTCCCGTTAGGATTTTGGACATCAAAATGAGGTTTTGGAGTCCTAAGACTCCCAAAATATGActcaccataaaaaaaaaaagtcaaaacacACTTCGAGAGGTCAAAGAACATGCATGGCTGAGCACTGACCATTTGGCCATGTCAATGCTCGCAACtaaaacaaaacagaacaaactGCCCTTAGTAAAATGggcataactctctcaatttttatcgaaaTGACGTGGTTCAACTTGCATTGGAAATATAATTTCAAGACAGATCTAAGTGTATAGCATAACCATGGCTCAATTCGGAAGTTATCAAGTCCAAAATTCCCTCACAAGGTAGACTAGTACACTTTACTCGAGAATCGAGTATTGTAATTAAGTGAGGGGTGTTGGAGGACACTGCCACCGCCCATGTGGCATTTTATGCAAATAGTGGCACCCCAAAACATATGTTTTAACACCTATCACCAATGTCATGAATTCCAAACCGAGTGGTGACATCCATTGTCACTCCATTTCAAATTAGTGCATCCTTAGCCTAAAATAACTATTTTTCCAATATTTGTGGGATTTTGGCCTAGAAACAATgagatttttgtatattttttttcttgtaattttttattcattaaaaAAGATGATATACGGGATTTGTTAGTGAGACACCCCGACATGTGGGGATCACTAACAAACCCTACAACCTATATAATGAGAGTAAGAGGCTAAACTACGGATCTTCTTCTGGATCTTCTCTTTTGGACTTACTTGATGGCAGCCAAGAACACCATACCTATTCCTTCATCTTTCTCTTTGAGTCCACCGTACTTAGCTGAAACCAAGACCTCAAACACCACTGACACATCCCATTTTCTACTTTATTGGTTTATTGTTCCCAAGAACCTTACAACCACCAACTTTGATGAGATTTACGAATATAGAGTCTCTCATGAGTCCTATGTTCATAAGTCTCGATTAAGATTTTACCTAGAAATCCTTTACTGTATTTTTATCCACACACTCTTGAGATTTCTCAGGTCTTTGTTAACTTTGGATCTACTAACTGAGCAGCTCTAACTCTGTCTAACAAACCTGATTGCAATGTtaaattattaagttttctTGCTACAAACTTAATACCCAATCTGACCATGTCATTTTCCAACTGAGGTGACATCATAATTGTGCTAAATACCTATCCGAAACCTTTTCTACTAAGGGCATCTGCCACTACATTGACCTTCATATAATGATAGAGAATTTCGCAATCATaatctttaactaactccaaccactgcctctgtctcatatttaaatctttctgagtaaagaaatatttaaggcTCTTGTGATCGGTGTAtatctcacacttttccccatAGAGATAGTGTCGCCACATCTTCAATGCAAACACCACTGCAGCAAACTCTATGTCATGAATTGGGTATCTCTGCTCATACTCTTTCAGCTGACATGAAGCATAAGTGATAACCTTACTGGCTTGCATCAAAACACACTCCAAACCTTGTAtggatgcatcacagtaaaCCATGAACTTTTTCCGATCTGACAGTAATGCTAGTACTAAAGCTATGATCAATCGCTGCTTCAACTCTTGAAAACTTGCTTCACAATTGTCTGTTCATAAAAACTACTAATTCTTTTTAGTTAATTCTGTTTAAGGCGTTCGAATCTTGGAAAATCCCTCAACAAACTGGTGGTAGTAACCAGCTGAACCTAGAAAACTTCTGGCTTCAGTGATTCTCTTTGGTCTCAGCCAATCcttgacggattcaatcttttTCGAATTAACCATGATCCCATCCGtactaacaatgtgccctaagaatgacacttgagatagccagaattcatatttcttaaacttggcatagAGCTTGTGTTCTCTTAGTCGTTGTAAAACCATTCATAAATGCTGCTCATGCTCCATTGTTGACTGAgtgtacacaaggatgtcatcgataaatactATAACACATATATCGACGAGATCTTTAAATACCTTATTCATCATGTTCATAAAAGTTGTTGGAGCACTGTAGTCCAAaggacataaccaagaattcataATGGCCATACCTAGTACAAAAGGCAGTAtatggaatgtcctcctctcaaattctcaattgatgatagccTGATCGGAGgtcaatcttagagaagacTGTCTTTTCTTGAAGCTAATCAAATAAATCGTCGATCCTAGGTAaagtgtatatattttttattgtcaACTTATTTAATTCCCAGTAGTCAATACACATACGAAGTGATCCATCtatctttttaacaaatagTACTgaagctccccagggtgacacactaggtcgAGAAAATCCTAAATCAAGCATCCCCTAATGATGAAGCTTTCTTTGAGTTCCATaggagccattctataaggtGCCTTAGAAACTGGCTCCCCTCTAGGGGCTAAGTCAATCGCAAAGTCTATTTCTCGTTGCGGTGGTAAACCTAGAagttcttcaggaaaaacatccAATAATTCTTGAAATACTTTAATATCCTCAAGTCAAACTGACTCAGGCCTAGTGGTATCTAAAACTACTGCTAGAAACCCTATAAGGACCCTTCTTGTAACAAAACTATGGCTTTCAATACTGAGATCACTAGAATTTGAGAACCCTAAAGTGATCCCACAAACACGGACAGTTCTTCACCCTCAGGTtgaaagatcaccatcttccgctTACAATCAATGCTAGCAGGATATTTGCATAAGAAGTCCATTCCCAatataatatcaaaatttgTTTAAACCAATTCCACTACATCCAcgctcaactccctatcctcaATCCTAATCGACATATACCTAACCCACCTCTTGGAGATAACTAATTCTCTGTCAGGcattagggtttcaaaccttTTATCATAATTATCACATGGCCTACCTACTTTATCAATTACTCTGTCTGCCACATAAGAATAAGTGGTCTTAGAGTTAAATAAAACAGATTAATAAGAGTTATCGACTGAGAGCTGACCTATAATAACTGAAGGGCTAGCTTCAACATCAGCCTAAGTAAGAGTAAGCACCCATACTGGAGCGGGCTTCGCCTCTGTCTTCTGCTCTTCCTTCTTTAGTTGTGGGCAGTCTCTTTTATAATGTCTAATTACACCACACTAGAAACATCCTCGACCTCTACACTTGCCCAAATGATGCTTCTTATAGTTGGGGCATTTTGGTAAGTGTATCGGCTTTCAGACCCTCCCTGACGGTTAACACGACCTTAGTTCCCTCAGAACCTATTGTTCTGGCTCAAGCCACTACACGCAGATGAAACTTTTCTCTTTTGTTTAGTGGTTGAGTCATTACCACCCCTACCATAACTAGAGGCAGGAGGAGCAGTGGCTCCACCAATAATCTGAGTCCCTTGGGACTCTTGAATACACTCAACTGTGCCTCAGCTAGGAGTGTTTTTCCTACCATATCATCATAAGTAGTGGCATCATCCGTTGTAATCAACAGGTCCTATTTAATCTTAGAATTCAACCCATCCAGATACTTTTTTTTCTTACTAAAGttagttggcacaattcccgaagctaacttagccaatcTATCGAACTCTATGGTATATTCTGTGACTGTCATATTTTTCTTCTAAGTCAAGTGCGTGAATTATTTTCTCTTGGCACTACGGActgcctcattataatactttgcATAAAATAGCTCTTGAAATTCTTCCCAGGTTATTTTGGTGACGTCTCGGGTGAGGGATACCATGTCTCACCAAACTAGGGTATCTTCCTATCGAGGATGGGGCATGGAATCCCCTAATGGGGCGGGGACGGGACAGAGAATTtcctaataaaaaataaagtttataataaaaatttaaatatataaaaatattacactatataaaaaattaaaatattacacattaattattattcaataaacaaattattattcaaaacacaacttaaaattcataaaaaagaatactaatatactaaaaatataaacataaattataaaatataaaatattactagaaatataaaataaaatattaaacgaGTCTCCGTCGGGGTGGGGAGTGTGATCCATCCCCGTCCCGTTTAACCTTCGGGGACAAAAAATAATCCCCGCTTTCTTATTTAAATGGAGAATCCCTGTCCCATTAAGGGTAGTCCCTAAGGAACTATCCCATATGAGAAATGTGTATTCCTACATCCAATATAATATACAtgcatttattaattttttgaaaagaaataaataaagaataattAAAAGAACAAGCTAGTGAGATACCCACAATTCAAAGGACAATTAATTACATGCATAAATTTGTGATGCAAGGGCGTCTCTGAATCTATCACCTTCTCTATTCCCATGTTATCATTAATTCTCTCTCTGCTATTTCTATATATCCAAAGTTGACATTCTCCCTCCACATtcaccaggggcattttcgtcctcCTAAAAAAAGTGTTTAGTACCGTACCTTAccctttttttctctctaatttctcttactctttttctttttccataCTTAGATAGTACAATCCAACTTTCGGCAAAAATACGTTTTGGGGCCTTATCTACTCTCTTCTCATACATAAGAGATTCTCTATATGACTCATATGATAGCACAaagaaaaaagtaataaaataaaatctaaagcTTGCTTCCTATAGCATAAGCTCCACACCTCCAAAATCAATTAGGGCATTTTTGGGAATCAATCTAAACGAACCTTTCAACTTTTCCAATCCATTccttttattcttatttttattaacaaagaaatgaagaaaacaaaacaaaaagatatacatatattataatatataatgtttATCCTTTCatcctctctatatatataaatctcataACAAGTCCAATTTCATCTCAACAACCAAAACCAAAATCACTATAATATTACTAATTTCCCCATATAGCAAAACTAGCTTCCTCTCTACTACATTATATATCTCTTTCACCACTTTTTGGCTTATTAATATAAACAAAAgcattatattataatatatatggatCTAGTGGGGAAATTGGCATCGCAGAAGGCAGTAGTGATATTCAGCAAGAGCTCGTGTTGCATGTCCCATGCAATAAAGAGATTGTTCTACGAGCAAGGAGTGAGCCCAGCAATATACGAGCTTGACGAGGACTATTCGAGAGGCAAGGACATGGAGTGGGCCCTCATGCGCCTCGGCTGCAATCCCTCCGTCCCAGCCGTCTTCATCGGCGGCAAGTTCGTCGGCTCAGCCAACACCGTCATGACCCTTCACCTCAATGGCTCTCTCAAGAAGTTGCTCAAGGACGCTGGTGCTATTTGgctttgattatatatataattaattatatatttatatgtgttATGTTAATGTAATAAGGCTTGTAGTTTATTAGATTAATTAACTTTGATCTTCAATCTTGATTTCATCATCTTTTTGATGATCTTCTTCATTTTTGTGATCGAAGAAAGGCGGCTTTAATTAGGACATGTCACTACATTTTGTGCagaaatgaatatatatatttatataagagtctaaaaatgtatatatattttatgtacgTATGCtagctataaatatatatactagtattaCTCATATATAAACTTGTGTTGGCattgttataattaattataagctCCAAAATAACAAAGTGTTATGGTATAATTCAATAAATTAATACTTAGAGAAAGTGCatgtaaatattattaaattttaaaagtattatttttggGTGGTGCACCAAAAAGTAGTTTAATATTTTGACATAAAGTTGTGACATATGTATTGATAATTAaacaaagttatatatatatatatctatatatatatccacaatatatatatattgagggACCTTTGTGAAGATTCTAAGGTACGTACGTATGCAATCACATAACGTTTTGGAATAAATGGCTGAAAATTCTGCAACTACTACGTGTCATATATATGCTCTATATTTTCAAAGGTCACCTCAATAAAAATGGATATATTCTTGATGAGGCAAAGAAGTGGGATCAAATTTTTATCGAAGAGCTATatttatgtacatatataatttGATACATATATTCTCATTTATAGTGTTGTTCCATCACTCCATATATTTTTGTATTCATGGCCTTTGCCCTTTGGGGTACTTGTGGAGCTCAAAAACCTAACATGAAACTTTTACacataaatcacataatattgcATACACTAGTAGTAGTACtttgttggattaaaatcctATGGGCATGTATATTATTGTAAAGTATGATAAAAAGATTAAGTGATTAACTACTAAattataatgaaaataaatattttttcaccTCAAATCTCTCAAATatccatttttattatttttagattgttagttttgttttctttctatttCTCTAATAAGAGAAATCAAAAACAATTACAAGAAGATTTTAGTTTtcagtatatataaatatatattagggTGGATTGAAGGGCTACAGATTTATGTGGTGGGATTTGACAGGCCAGGCTATGGAGAAAGTGACCCGGATCCTAATCGCACAGTAAAGAGTCTGGCTTTAGATGTAGAAAATCTTGTTGATCAGTTGGCACTTGGATCCAAATTTTATGTGATGGGATTTTCCATGGGTGGTCAGGCCATATGGGATTGCCTCAAGTATATTTCCAATAGGTATGGCAGTGCCagttataaaataaattgttgtCCTGTTTTAAATTGGTGATGTTTTAATTCTCAATtctatcaaaatatataaaatactagGACAGATATCTTCTTCTCAGTACCAGAGGTAAGGTTAAAACGGGCATTCTTTTATTTTGTTCTctctttaataagattagagttAAGTTCTCTTTAgtctttttgttattttttcatCAATGAAATAGTGTAAGTTTGTTCTGTTCTAATCAATGTCAAAATATATGAAGAAAATCTTTAAAGTTTTATATGGTGTTGTTTTCTTATAAGATGTACcatcaattttttcttttgcattttaaattttgtatattctgtttttatttttattattttcttgtatAATCTTGTTTTGATTGTTGTAAGAGGAAAGAGTACGGATGAAACTATGAAGTTTTCTTCAAAGAATTTATTGTCCGAAAATTTCTTGTTTCTGTAAAGTTGAATTGTTATAATGGGATATATTGTAATATGtttgttattggtttgttcGATATTTGCGCCATTTTTATGGCTTTGGCGCCTTACAAGGCTATAGCGCCTATTATATGGCTgtcccctaattatttagggtagtttgttTAAAATTTTCACGGCTTCTTGTATTGAAAGTATAATAAAATGTTGGcacaataaaattacaaaataaacaagttatgcACTAGACATATTTTACTAGTTGGAATATAAGGGTTATTTAAGTTAAGGTATGGtgtaaagaaaattttaaaatgatattttaaaaatattttcaagtgaaATAAGGTTTAAGGAGGATTAAGTTTAAACGATAATAGCTTTTAGCTATAGTTGGttcatatttttaagaattatTAGCAAAAAGGGAAAATGGTGGAATTTAATATTCAgattctaatattattatttaaaattaaccaagtaatttaaagaataataaataCGAAGATATTGTAATAAAAGGAGGTATCTTGTCAAATGCGAATTTATTGTGTTCAGATATATTTGGGAAGtcaaattttatgaaatttggtTTGTAATCTATGTGGTATAGGAAGGTATCATTATAAATGTTTTTATGGTAACTTAAAAGGATACAATTTTTGGAAGTTTCACAAGTTGTcttttggaaattaaaataggaataattatgtcataatagctaaattggattattttaagtaattttaattcaatatattgattattgttataaaataatataaaattatataaagtagatgagaagaaagaagaagaagatgaagagagaaagagaaagtgaatgagaatttctgagttgtttattccaatggggtgaacccctatttatacaaatacaagagtgagatattaagaaactaagaaaaagggaaactaagaaaaagaggaatattgattacaattaatggtaataaataaaagatttggatattcacataattattaatatttataacactcccccttggatgtccataataactgccttattaaaaatcttgctgaaaacttgatcaaaggaaaaagagtatagtgtaaactaactccccctcatttaggcatttgtggagatcttctaatcgacgaatttcgatcttatctgccgtcttctcaaatgttgatgttggtaataactttgtgaataagtttgtaagattgacacttgattgaatatgttgaacaccaatatgtattttcttgaagcgtataaagaagaatttggtgaaatgtgttctaactctatctccctcaatgtaccatccttttagttgagcgatgcaagcagtattatccatagagaattgcttgggttgatacttctttattgagtgcaatccatatgtttcccgaatatgctatgtcaatgatctcactcacacacattctctacttgcttcataaaatgcaagtatgttaacatgatttatagttgcctcgttaaaaaccttgccagaaaaacccagtgggacaaaatctgagctagggaaaagagtacaatatatatttcatattcataactatttgtaagttgcctcattaaaaaccttgccaggaaaacccagtgggacaaaacctgaactaagggaaaaagagtgcaacataaatatgtctccccctcatgcacatatgatccataattcttttggtgataatagatctcatgagattattgttatcacttttaaaatatcaccatatataatctttgatcatatattttctatgacttttccagagtatgtatggacttctaaattatagatgaggggttcgtggaacattaatctttatccaactaattgtatcattcatgtgtatatacaatcttgttcatactaaaatttaacatttcaagtagatatgaacataacacattaatgataatataaatttttgtttGTAACAATGATGGTattccaagaccatatatttgttccatcttgttgtatgatcttaatttccatatcaaaagatcatatatctataattcttgatacatatgaagtacttcaggacttcaatactaatgaacaaactttatacattaatatttttcgaaatacaaaagaaataaaagtttgttattcaattaatcaaaaactcttcaagagtctatcacaacgtataatttacgtatttatattgcatagacaaccataggtatttttcaaataataatttacttacatgtctttatttcatacaaagatctttgtcatatagtgcgcgcgactttgaatttatatcacttaagacatgtattaaattcttctagaatttttagataaggcttatttcaaattctcactatattaggagctccaaataaataaccttttgttgcaacatttatgtgacgcttgtAAATCCTCATAatatatattccaggctataatcaaattatgattatattttctcaatatttaagccttacttcaatcaatctcatgtctatgcaaactttgtacaacaattcattatgtacaaatacatatatgcaaatttctcattagaaatatttatttgcacaccctacaggtcttacttcactttatgtgagtaaatttgcctggactgcgtcataatattttggccaaaaacaaaatgtatgtcgataattctcgacacatctaatacaatgatccttgctatctcatgttagtttattgcatatgcacacattcaatatttattgtcgacaaaaatttcaataaatgataatttcctcccatattgacataacttatagagatctctttaaattacatattttcaaatatgtttatcatttataggtacctataacgaattatttcagggattcaattatgattaaatgtgttatgtctaacttctcttgggagtctcttcgagtaccgttttcatcacggttatcattttaatactttataacattaaggtatctccatgagtacctctagatttaacaacttcagggcaaatcaaatgaacatttaataataatttctatattgttcatttacgcttcaggcgttttcaactcattctatctcaactttgagtaatattgatttgcagttggtatatatcattttgaactatatcgttcttatatactttgtgcaaggatcatttttcaaaaattatcatcgatcccaactgcttctctccccctgatcgagagaattttcaaaaattgtgatatctaataatattaatatacctgtagggatttcagtatatcacaatgaatcaatatttgtttaaactcatatatactatatgacattgaacttcaggttcaataaacttcagtttcaagttcaatccttatgaacttaattcatttctaagaatgagtcatacgtgtataattagaaatacataaatttacacattttgtaaatgcatgattatataatcttatcacatcgataagaaactatgcaataaaaaatctaacaatagctcaagattgttaaggaaatataatttaaatattttctatgtgcaaatatatgcacattcttcttttgagccttataaattaacaatgagaagaatcttctagttcttcaacaaaatttagtcaaattctttgacaatttattgca is a genomic window of Cannabis sativa cultivar Pink pepper isolate KNU-18-1 chromosome 9, ASM2916894v1, whole genome shotgun sequence containing:
- the LOC115723046 gene encoding monothiol glutaredoxin-S10, with protein sequence MDLVGKLASQKAVVIFSKSSCCMSHAIKRLFYEQGVSPAIYELDEDYSRGKDMEWALMRLGCNPSVPAVFIGGKFVGSANTVMTLHLNGSLKKLLKDAGAIWL